A genomic stretch from Aedes albopictus strain Foshan chromosome 2, AalbF5, whole genome shotgun sequence includes:
- the LOC109400612 gene encoding b(0,+)-type amino acid transporter 1 has product MTVVQAAPSSGGLKREMGLMSAINVIISVMIGSGIFVSPTAALKYSGSVGFCLVVWAVCGIISLLGALCFAELGTVVPRSGAEYAYLIEAFKKTNKFWGPLPSFICAWVYVVVLRPAEIAVIILTFAEYSILPFSNILGLKSLPEEDLHNLIKLIALLGLGVITYINLSSVKLYVTINNIFGFCKVFACLIVIFGGIYQLAIGNTENLSRGFAGTNFSPGHIALAFYNGLWAYDGWSSVTTITEEIKRPEVNIPRSIIIAVPIITGLYVFMNMAYMTVLSPEEMIQSEAVGLDFGDRVLGSFSFLIPLGVALSTFGCALSIQFGVTRLCYVASQEGQMLEPLSYIHVRRATPTPAVAMQGILAFAFILVGNIEELIELASFLIWFFYGSAFIALLTLRKTQPDTPRPYKVPLFVPIFALGVSIFLSIVPIIAEPSPKYFFAVAFILSGVAVYTPFVYYKIRPKWINKLTYLIQVLFEAVPTAEKFE; this is encoded by the exons ATGACCGTAGTGCAGGCGGCGCCCTCCAGCGGCGGACTGAAGCGCGAAATGGGCCTGATGTCCGCCATCAACGTCATCATCAGCGTGATGATCGGTTCCGGTATATTCGTCTCACCGACGGCCGCTCTCAAATACTCCGGAAGCGTGGGATTTTGCCTGGTTGTGTGGGCAGTTTGCGGGATTATATCGCTGCTTGGTGCACTGTGTTTTGCAGAGCTGGGAACGGTCGTACCACGATCCGGGGCGGAGTATGCATACCTGATCGAAGCTTTCAAAAAGACGAACAAATTCTGGGGACCACTACCATCCTTCATCTGTGCCTGGGTCTACGTGGTAGTGCTGCGACCCGCCGAAATAGCTGTGATAATTCTCACATTCGCCGAATACTCAATTCTACCCTTCAGTAATATACTTGGGTTGAAGAGCCTCCCTGAAGAGGATCTTCATAATCTTATCAAACTGATAGCCCTGTTAGGATTAG GTGTTATCACTTATATTAATCTAAGCAGCGTAAAGTTATACGTTACGATCAATAACATATTTGGATTTTGCAAAGTGTTTGCATGCCTCATAGTAATTTTTGGTGGTATCTACCAGCTAGCAATAGGCAACACAGAAAATTTGTCCAGGGGTTTCGCTGGCACCAACTTCAGCCCTGGTCACATCGCATTGGCCTTCTACAACGGGCTTTGGGCGTATGATGGATGGTCGAGCGTCACCACCATCACCGAGGAAATCAAGCGACCTGAAGT CAATATTCCACGATCCATCATCATTGCCGTACCGATCATCACCGGCCTATACGTATTCATGAACATGGCCTACATGACGGTGCTGTCCCCGGAGGAAATGATCCAATCGGAAGCCGTTGGGCTGGACTTTGGCGATCGCGTGCTAGGATCATTTTCCTTCCTGATCCCACTAGGAGTCGCCCTGTCAACCTTCGGATGCGCCCTTAGCATCCAATTTGGCGTAACTCGACTCTGCTACGTGGCCAGCCAGGAAGGTCAAATGCTGGAACCTCTCTCGTACATCCACGTACGCCGAGCAACTCCCACACCTGCCGTCGCAATGCAGGGAATCCTAGCGTTCGCCTTCATCTTGGTCGGCAACATCGAAGAACTCATCGAACTTGCATCGTTCCTTATCTGGTTCTTCTACGGATCGGCCTTCATCGCACTGCTGACCTTGCGCAAAACGCAACCCGACACACCTAGACCGTACAAAGTGCCATTGTTTGTGCCAATTTTCGCCCTCGGAGTATCCATCTTCTTATCGATAGTACCGATCATCGCTGAACCGTCGCCGAAGTATTTCTTCGCCGTGGCGTTCATCCTGAGTGGCGTAGCTGTCTACACGCCGTTTGTCTACTACAAAATTAGGCCCAAGTGGATAA ATAAACTCACCTACCTCATCCAGGTGTTATTTGAGGCCGTGCCCACCGCGGAGAAATTTGAATAG